From one Lolium rigidum isolate FL_2022 chromosome 4, APGP_CSIRO_Lrig_0.1, whole genome shotgun sequence genomic stretch:
- the LOC124648318 gene encoding gibberellin 2-beta-dioxygenase 3-like, which yields MVAIAVPCTIDQIPLVKCPKAANAAVPTIDMSAPGAAAAVADACRGVGFFRATNHGVPAAITDALEARAAAFFALPHEDKLEHASARPFGYGSKTIGPNGDVGWLEYLLLSLGSSTIQASSLPPSLRAALEEYTVAVREVGERVLELMAEGLGLADRGALRRMVTDAAGSDEMVRVNHYPACPLASAVTGFGEHTDPQIISVLRSNRTGGLQIMLPDGRWVPVGPDPDSLFVNVGDALQVLTNGRFRSVKHRVVAPDAGKQSRLSVIYFGGPAAMQRIAPLPELMSEGEQSLYREFTWGEYKKAAYKTRLSDHRLGPFELPAAGKEPTNADHHHCSNSSKAIQPPTPPHVARVH from the exons atggtggcgatCGCGGTGCCCTGCACCATCGACCAGATCCCGCTAGTAAAATGCCCCAAGGCCGCGAATGCTGCGGTGCCGACCATTGACATGTCGGCgccaggcgcggcggcggccgtggcggaCGCGTGCCGCGGCGTAGGCTTCTTCCGGGCGACTAACCACGGCGTGCCGGCGGCCATCACCGACGCCCTGGAGGCCCGCGCGGCTGCCTTCTTCGCGCTGCCGCACGAGGACAAGCTGGAGCACGCGTCGGCGCGGCCCTTCGGGTACGGTAGCAAGACCATCGGCCCCAACGGCGACGTCGGGTGGCTGGAGTACCTTCTTCTCTCCCTCGGCTCCAGCACAATACAGGCTTCCTCGCTGCCACCGTCGCTCCGGGCGGCGCTGGAGGAGTACACGGTGGCGGTGAGGGAGGTGGGCGAGCGGGTGCTGGAGCTGATGGCGGAGGGGCTTGGGCTGGCAGACCGGGGCGCGCTACGGCGGATGGTGACGGACGCCGCGGGGAGCGACGAGATGGTCCGCGTGAACCACTATCCGGCGTGCCCCCTGGCGTCGGCCGTGACGGGGTTCGGGGAGCACACGGACCCGCAGATCATCTCCGTGCTCCGGTCCAACCGCACCGGTGGCCTCCAGATCATGCTCCCCGATGGCCGATGGGTCCCCGTCGGCCCCGACCCCGATTCCCTCTTCGTCAACGTCGGCGATGCACTCCAG GTGCTGACGAACGGGCGGTTCAGGAGCGTCAAGCACCGGGTGGTGGCGCCGGACGCCGGGAAGCAGTCGAGGCTGTCGGTGATCTACTTCGGCGGGCCGGCGGCAATGCAGCGGATCGCGCCGCTGCCGGAACTGATGAGCGAAGGGGAGCAGAGCCTGTACAGGGAGTTCACATGGGGCGAGTACAAGAAGGCAGCATACAAGACCCGACTCAGCGACCACCGCCTCGGACCCTTCGAGCTACCGGCCGCCGGCAAAGAACCCACCaacgccgaccaccaccactgcAGCAACAGCAGCAAGGCCATCCAGCCGCCGACGCCTCCTCACGTAGCACGAGTTCACTAA